One part of the Arthrobacter tumbae genome encodes these proteins:
- a CDS encoding CsbD family protein, protein MGADDKTQNNAEKLGGKVQEGLGKATGNKEMEAEGQQDQSKADLKNAGENIKDAFKK, encoded by the coding sequence ATGGGTGCAGACGACAAGACACAGAACAACGCCGAGAAGTTGGGCGGCAAGGTTCAGGAAGGCCTGGGCAAGGCCACCGGCAACAAGGAAATGGAAGCCGAGGGCCAGCAGGACCAGAGCAAGGCCGACCTCAAGAATGCCGGCGAGAACATCAAGGACGCGTTCAAGAAGTAG
- the dhaK gene encoding dihydroxyacetone kinase subunit DhaK, protein MKKLINDPQSVVTESVEGFGAAHADLVEVHTDPLFITRKDAPVQGKVGLVSGGGSGHEPLHAGFVGRGMLDAAVPGAVFTSPTPDQIIPATLAVNGGAGVLHIVKNYTGDVLNFETAAEMAQAEGVEVRSVLINDDVAVEDSLYTAGRRGVGGTVLVERIAGAAAERGDSLDGVTGIAQRVNDNVRSMGVALSACTVPHAGVPSFDLTEEEIEIGIGIHGEPGRHKIAMENADGITDRLLEPILADLAAAEGDRVLLFVNGMGGTPASELYIVYRRARQVLAERGISVERSLVGNYITALEMQGASISVLKLDDEMVELWDTPVWTPALRWGV, encoded by the coding sequence ATGAAGAAGCTGATCAACGACCCGCAGTCAGTGGTAACTGAATCCGTCGAGGGGTTTGGTGCTGCCCATGCCGACCTGGTCGAGGTGCATACAGACCCGCTGTTCATCACCCGTAAGGATGCTCCGGTCCAGGGCAAGGTGGGGCTGGTTTCAGGCGGTGGAAGCGGCCATGAACCCCTGCACGCCGGGTTCGTTGGCCGCGGAATGCTCGACGCCGCGGTTCCCGGTGCAGTGTTCACCTCGCCGACTCCGGATCAGATCATTCCCGCCACGCTTGCCGTGAACGGCGGCGCCGGAGTGCTCCACATCGTCAAGAACTATACGGGCGACGTCCTCAACTTCGAGACCGCAGCCGAGATGGCTCAGGCCGAGGGTGTGGAGGTCCGGTCGGTCCTGATCAACGACGACGTCGCCGTGGAAGATTCGCTGTACACCGCAGGCCGCCGGGGTGTGGGCGGGACAGTGCTCGTTGAACGTATCGCCGGAGCCGCAGCCGAGCGCGGTGACTCCCTCGATGGCGTGACCGGCATTGCCCAGCGGGTCAATGACAACGTGCGCTCGATGGGCGTTGCGCTCTCGGCCTGCACGGTTCCGCACGCCGGCGTGCCCAGCTTCGATCTGACCGAGGAAGAAATTGAAATCGGCATAGGGATTCACGGCGAACCCGGCAGGCACAAGATCGCCATGGAGAATGCGGACGGCATCACCGACCGCCTCCTCGAGCCGATCCTCGCTGACCTCGCGGCTGCAGAAGGCGATCGCGTGCTGCTCTTTGTCAACGGAATGGGCGGCACCCCTGCCAGTGAGCTCTACATCGTGTACCGACGCGCGCGTCAGGTACTCGCCGAGCGCGGTATCTCGGTTGAACGCTCCTTGGTCGGGAACTACATCACCGCGCTGGAAATGCAGGGGGCATCGATTTCGGTGCTGAAGCTGGACGATGAAATGGTGGAACTCTGGGACACGCCGGTGTGGACGCCGGCCCTGCGATGGGGAGTGTAA
- the dhaL gene encoding dihydroxyacetone kinase subunit DhaL produces the protein MALTVQWAEAWIRECSQVLTEHRSELIELDRVIGDADHGENMQRGFAAVVGKLDDSGQETPGAVFKLTAMTLMSTVGGAAGPLYGTAFLRAATALGDVAEIDPAAVVVFLTAARDGVVARGKAEPGDKTMIDAWTPAVEAAGTAQSAGASSVEVLAAAANAAQAGAHATEPLIARKGRASYLGERSAGHRDPGAQSSALILQAAADTAGRQQ, from the coding sequence ATGGCGTTGACTGTGCAGTGGGCTGAAGCCTGGATCCGGGAGTGCTCACAGGTCCTCACCGAGCATCGTTCCGAGCTGATAGAGCTGGACCGGGTGATCGGCGACGCTGATCACGGCGAGAATATGCAGCGCGGGTTCGCCGCGGTGGTAGGAAAGCTCGACGACAGTGGCCAGGAAACACCGGGCGCCGTCTTCAAACTGACCGCCATGACCCTGATGTCCACCGTGGGTGGTGCGGCCGGTCCGTTGTACGGCACCGCGTTCCTTCGCGCGGCCACAGCGCTGGGTGACGTGGCCGAGATCGATCCTGCCGCCGTCGTCGTCTTCCTGACTGCAGCACGCGACGGCGTGGTGGCGCGCGGCAAAGCCGAGCCGGGGGACAAGACCATGATCGATGCGTGGACTCCGGCAGTCGAGGCTGCCGGCACTGCGCAGTCGGCCGGTGCATCGAGTGTTGAGGTGCTTGCGGCTGCAGCCAATGCCGCCCAGGCCGGGGCCCACGCAACCGAGCCGCTCATTGCCAGGAAAGGCCGGGCCAGCTACCTGGGAGAGCGCAGTGCCGGGCATCGTGACCCGGGCGCGCAGTCCTCGGCGCTGATTCTCCAGGCAGCAGCTGACACCGCAGGGCGTCAACAGTGA
- the dhaM gene encoding dihydroxyacetone kinase phosphoryl donor subunit DhaM — MTVGLVIVSHSSKIAEGVIELAAQMAPNVQMAAAGGTSDSPSRIGTSLEKVQSALEEAERGDGVVVLTDLGSAVMTAEMTLEFLSPDTRSRIRLPQAALVEGAVAAAVQAESGGTVDEVASAAERAIVSIDPESLEPFVSHGAAAPGPPAPLEAAAEPAVTGAWTLPNKMGLHARPAAVIARALTDLDAEVTINGVDGKSVMLLMSLALGEGKELHAEATGPDAHKAIEYIGGEVTAGFGEL; from the coding sequence GTGACGGTTGGCCTGGTGATCGTCTCGCACAGCAGCAAGATCGCCGAGGGCGTGATCGAGCTGGCTGCGCAGATGGCGCCCAACGTCCAGATGGCAGCTGCGGGCGGAACCAGCGATTCACCGTCGCGGATCGGCACCAGCCTCGAGAAGGTGCAGTCGGCGCTTGAGGAGGCTGAGCGGGGCGACGGCGTCGTGGTTCTCACCGACCTCGGTTCGGCTGTCATGACTGCGGAGATGACCCTCGAGTTCCTCTCCCCGGATACCCGGTCGAGGATCCGGTTGCCGCAGGCCGCGCTGGTTGAAGGAGCGGTGGCGGCGGCTGTGCAGGCGGAGTCGGGCGGAACGGTGGACGAGGTCGCTTCCGCTGCCGAGCGTGCCATCGTTTCCATTGATCCTGAATCGCTTGAGCCGTTCGTCTCCCACGGAGCCGCCGCTCCCGGCCCGCCGGCGCCGCTGGAAGCAGCTGCCGAGCCGGCGGTGACGGGTGCGTGGACGCTGCCCAACAAGATGGGCCTGCATGCTCGTCCTGCCGCCGTCATAGCAAGGGCGCTCACGGATCTGGACGCCGAAGTGACCATCAACGGCGTGGATGGCAAGTCGGTGATGCTGCTGATGTCGCTTGCCCTCGGCGAGGGCAAGGAGCTCCACGCTGAGGCCACCGGCCCGGACGCACACAAGGCCATCGAGTATATCGGCGGTGAGGTGACGGCGGGGTTCGGGGAGCTCTAG
- a CDS encoding A/G-specific adenine glycosylase, whose translation MDAAVLHARLSDWFDDAARDLPWRLPSRTPWGVLVSEFMLQQTPVARVLPVWEDWMSRWPTPADLAAAPTGDALRHWGRLGYPRRALRLHAAATAVVVHHEGRVPGSYGELLALPGVGTYTAAAVAAFAFGRRETVVDTNIRRVQARLVGGAALPAPTLTAAEMKRAATLLPDDDAASVRWNVAVMELGALVCTARTPSCERCPVLERCAWVAAGKPAPTYVPKGQSWAGTDRQVRGAIMHVLRHADSPVPRPLIRERPVDLAYGTPAALEKLYGLNAPLEQLERALDGLLADGLAEETPRGLRLPA comes from the coding sequence GTGGACGCCGCAGTGCTGCATGCTCGCCTGAGCGACTGGTTCGACGACGCCGCCCGCGACCTACCCTGGCGGCTCCCCTCCCGCACCCCCTGGGGCGTTCTGGTGAGCGAGTTCATGCTCCAGCAGACTCCCGTGGCGCGGGTCCTGCCCGTGTGGGAAGACTGGATGTCGCGCTGGCCGACGCCGGCGGATCTCGCCGCAGCCCCAACGGGGGATGCCCTCCGCCACTGGGGGCGCCTGGGCTACCCTCGACGGGCGCTGCGCCTTCATGCGGCGGCGACCGCCGTCGTCGTTCATCATGAGGGCAGGGTGCCCGGTTCCTATGGGGAGCTCCTTGCCCTGCCGGGCGTCGGCACCTACACCGCTGCCGCCGTCGCGGCGTTTGCCTTCGGTCGTCGCGAGACGGTGGTAGACACGAACATCCGCCGTGTCCAGGCGCGCCTGGTGGGCGGTGCCGCGCTGCCTGCGCCGACGCTGACCGCCGCCGAGATGAAACGGGCTGCCACACTCCTGCCCGACGACGACGCCGCCTCCGTCCGCTGGAACGTGGCCGTGATGGAGCTGGGCGCGTTGGTCTGCACTGCGCGCACGCCATCCTGTGAGCGGTGCCCGGTCCTCGAGAGATGCGCCTGGGTGGCGGCCGGGAAGCCGGCGCCGACGTATGTGCCCAAGGGCCAGTCGTGGGCGGGAACGGACCGGCAGGTGCGCGGGGCGATCATGCATGTGCTGCGGCATGCAGACAGCCCCGTGCCGCGGCCGCTGATCCGCGAGCGCCCGGTGGACCTGGCGTACGGTACGCCGGCGGCACTCGAGAAACTGTATGGGTTGAACGCTCCGCTTGAGCAGCTCGAGCGTGCCCTGGACGGCCTTCTTGCGGACGGACTGGCCGAGGAGACTCCGCGCGGGTTGCGGCTCCCCGCCTGA
- the disA gene encoding DNA integrity scanning diadenylate cyclase DisA: protein MVRSPEDALKATLARVAPGTQLRDGLERILRGRTGALIVLGFDRTVDSICSGGFDIGIDFSPTRLRELAKMDGAIVCDRDAGKILRAGVQLVPDHRIETQESGTRHRTAERVAIQTGVPVISVSQSMQIIALYIDGLRYVLEGSEPVLARANQALATLERYRARLDQVTGSLSALEIEAMVTVRDVAVTLQRQEMVRRISEEISQYVLELGIDGRLLSLQVEELTTGLGPGSEMVLRDYSGLGASSTPVEDQLARLQGFSSTDLIDLGTIASVLGFNPSTDSLDAVVQPKGYRLLSGIKAMPPTVANRLVDHFDGLQNLMAANIDDLMAVDGIGEQRARTVREGLSRIAETSLLDRFM, encoded by the coding sequence ATGGTACGCAGTCCGGAGGACGCGCTGAAGGCAACCCTGGCGCGGGTAGCCCCGGGTACGCAGTTGCGCGACGGCCTTGAGCGGATCCTGCGCGGCCGCACCGGCGCCCTGATCGTCCTTGGGTTCGACCGCACAGTGGATTCAATCTGCTCGGGCGGCTTCGACATCGGAATCGACTTCTCCCCCACGCGGCTGCGCGAGCTCGCAAAGATGGACGGTGCAATCGTCTGTGACCGGGACGCGGGCAAGATCCTGCGTGCCGGCGTGCAGCTGGTGCCGGACCACCGGATCGAGACGCAGGAGTCGGGAACCCGCCACCGGACGGCCGAGCGCGTAGCCATCCAGACCGGCGTTCCCGTCATCTCCGTCAGCCAGTCCATGCAGATCATCGCGCTCTACATAGACGGCCTCCGCTATGTACTGGAAGGATCCGAACCCGTACTCGCACGCGCCAACCAGGCGCTCGCCACCCTCGAGCGTTACCGTGCGCGCCTCGACCAGGTCACCGGATCACTCTCGGCACTGGAAATCGAAGCCATGGTGACGGTCCGCGACGTCGCCGTTACCCTGCAGCGCCAGGAAATGGTGCGCCGCATCTCCGAGGAAATTTCACAGTACGTGCTCGAGCTTGGCATCGACGGCCGCCTTCTCTCCCTGCAGGTCGAGGAGCTGACAACCGGCCTGGGCCCGGGCAGCGAAATGGTGCTCCGCGACTACTCGGGACTGGGCGCAAGTTCCACGCCGGTCGAGGACCAGTTGGCACGCCTCCAGGGGTTCAGCTCCACCGACCTCATTGACCTCGGCACCATCGCAAGCGTGCTCGGCTTCAACCCGTCAACAGACTCCCTCGACGCGGTGGTGCAGCCCAAGGGTTACCGACTGCTCTCAGGGATCAAGGCCATGCCTCCCACGGTCGCCAACCGGCTCGTGGACCACTTCGATGGATTGCAGAACCTCATGGCCGCCAACATCGATGACCTCATGGCGGTGGACGGCATCGGCGAACAGCGGGCGCGGACCGTCCGTGAGGGCCTTTCACGGATCGCGGAAACCAGTCTGCTCGACCGCTTCATGTAG
- the radA gene encoding DNA repair protein RadA — MATKTARSRTQSPAYRCGECGWTTAKWVGRCGECQAWGTVEEAAAAGVARTTAATTVARPALRIAEVDSTAASYQPTEIGELDRVLGGGLVPGAVILVAGEPGVGKSTLLLDVAARVARLGRTVLYVTGEESSAQVKLRAERIGALADTLYLTAESDLSQALGQVEKVDPALLIVDSVQTLSSPDVDGSAGGVTQVREVAASLINAAKTRGMTTLLVGHVTKDGSIAGPRLLEHLVDVVCQFEGERHSRLRLMRAVKNRYGPTDEVGCFDLTDTGIVGLADPSGLFVSRTKEPVAGTCITVTLEGRRPLLAEVQALLAESANSQPRRATSGLDSSRVSMLLAVLQRRASLQLHKDDSYVATVGGVKLSEPATDLSVALAIASAKTNQALPSRMIAFGEVGLAGEVRPVPGISRRIQEAERLGFTHAVVPESPNGPGRIPAGFTVKQVSTLTEALELLF; from the coding sequence ATGGCTACAAAGACCGCGCGATCGCGCACGCAATCCCCCGCCTACCGTTGCGGTGAGTGCGGCTGGACCACGGCCAAGTGGGTGGGCCGGTGCGGTGAATGCCAGGCGTGGGGCACGGTGGAGGAGGCCGCGGCGGCAGGAGTGGCGCGTACGACGGCGGCCACTACCGTCGCGCGCCCTGCCCTCCGGATCGCTGAGGTGGACTCCACCGCGGCGTCCTACCAGCCCACTGAGATCGGTGAGCTGGACAGGGTCCTCGGCGGCGGGCTGGTTCCGGGCGCAGTGATCCTCGTGGCCGGCGAGCCCGGAGTCGGCAAGTCCACGCTGCTGCTGGACGTCGCCGCCAGGGTCGCCCGGCTGGGACGCACCGTTCTCTACGTCACCGGTGAGGAATCGTCCGCGCAGGTGAAGTTGCGGGCGGAACGCATCGGCGCGCTGGCGGACACGCTGTACCTCACGGCGGAGTCGGACCTCAGCCAGGCCCTGGGTCAGGTTGAGAAGGTGGATCCGGCTTTGCTCATCGTGGACTCGGTGCAGACGCTCAGCAGCCCGGACGTGGACGGCAGCGCTGGCGGGGTCACGCAGGTGCGGGAAGTGGCGGCCTCCCTCATCAACGCGGCGAAGACCCGCGGGATGACCACGCTGCTGGTCGGGCACGTCACCAAGGACGGCTCTATCGCGGGCCCACGGCTGCTTGAGCACCTCGTTGATGTGGTGTGCCAGTTCGAGGGTGAGCGGCACTCGCGCCTCCGCCTGATGCGGGCGGTGAAGAACAGGTACGGACCTACAGATGAGGTGGGGTGCTTCGACCTGACCGATACCGGGATTGTGGGCCTCGCGGATCCAAGCGGGCTGTTTGTATCCCGCACCAAGGAACCGGTGGCCGGAACCTGCATCACGGTCACCCTTGAGGGCAGGCGTCCGCTGCTGGCGGAGGTCCAGGCCCTGCTCGCCGAATCGGCAAACTCACAGCCGCGCCGTGCGACCAGCGGCCTGGACAGCTCGAGGGTCTCCATGCTCCTCGCCGTCCTGCAGCGCCGGGCATCGCTGCAGCTGCACAAGGATGACAGCTACGTGGCCACGGTAGGCGGCGTAAAGCTGAGCGAACCTGCAACGGATCTCTCGGTTGCGCTCGCCATTGCCTCCGCCAAGACCAACCAGGCGCTTCCCTCCCGCATGATCGCGTTCGGGGAAGTGGGACTCGCCGGTGAGGTCCGTCCGGTTCCCGGAATCTCACGGCGCATCCAGGAGGCCGAGCGCCTTGGATTCACCCACGCCGTCGTGCCCGAGTCCCCCAATGGGCCGGGCCGCATACCGGCCGGCTTCACCGTGAAGCAGGTCAGCACCCTCACGGAAGCCCTCGAACTGCTCTTCTGA
- a CDS encoding FUSC family protein, giving the protein MTRRSRLDRARSFLRNRSRVGLRRSRSSVLPAVQITVGAVGAYAFAEQVLGHDGPLFAATSALIALGFSRDPRLRRVLEVGFGCTLGIAVGDVLLAVLGTGLWQAAVVLFVSVLLARFLDSGTIFTTQLALQSLLVVLLPAPEGGPFTRSVDAIIGGACALLITMAIPRDPRREPKGDVRKLLGELSGVLRENSSALSASDPTQAWHALIRARNCQPLMDGLSGSMRASAEVARLSPAYRRHRGELGELRGSISYIDLAIRNSRVFSRRLTSVINHAALSDEAVQSLAQVIEETADAVDVLALALHSSSTAERDQHLRRAREELAAVATVLHPARLNVKRLEGEGLVVLYRPLVVDLLEATGLSHEDAAGYLPKL; this is encoded by the coding sequence ATGACCCGGCGCTCGCGACTGGACCGCGCACGTTCCTTTCTGCGCAACCGATCCCGCGTCGGCCTGCGCCGCAGCCGCTCTTCCGTGCTCCCGGCCGTCCAGATCACCGTCGGCGCGGTGGGCGCCTATGCGTTTGCCGAGCAGGTGCTCGGACATGATGGACCGCTTTTCGCCGCCACCTCCGCGCTCATCGCGCTGGGGTTTTCGCGGGATCCGCGGCTGCGTCGGGTGCTGGAAGTCGGGTTCGGGTGCACGCTCGGCATTGCTGTGGGTGACGTGCTTCTGGCGGTACTGGGCACGGGACTGTGGCAGGCCGCCGTCGTTCTTTTCGTGTCGGTGCTACTGGCCCGGTTCCTGGACAGTGGGACCATCTTCACCACCCAGCTGGCTCTGCAGTCCCTCCTCGTTGTGCTCCTGCCTGCCCCGGAAGGAGGACCGTTCACGCGCAGTGTGGACGCCATCATCGGCGGTGCGTGCGCGCTGCTGATCACTATGGCCATACCGCGGGATCCCCGCCGTGAACCGAAGGGCGACGTGCGCAAGCTGCTCGGAGAGCTCTCCGGGGTGCTGCGCGAGAACTCAAGCGCGCTGTCCGCGAGCGATCCCACGCAGGCCTGGCACGCGCTGATCCGGGCGAGGAACTGTCAGCCGCTCATGGACGGACTGTCGGGTTCGATGCGGGCGTCCGCTGAAGTTGCGCGGTTGTCACCGGCATATCGGCGGCACCGGGGTGAACTCGGAGAGCTGCGCGGTTCGATCAGCTACATCGACCTGGCAATCCGCAACAGCCGCGTGTTCTCACGGCGGCTGACCTCGGTGATCAATCACGCTGCGCTCTCGGACGAAGCGGTGCAGTCCCTTGCCCAGGTGATCGAGGAAACGGCCGACGCCGTGGATGTGCTGGCGCTTGCCCTGCACTCCTCCTCCACGGCCGAACGCGATCAGCACCTGCGCAGGGCGCGGGAGGAGCTGGCTGCCGTGGCCACCGTCCTGCACCCCGCACGCCTCAATGTGAAGCGCCTCGAGGGTGAGGGCCTGGTTGTCCTGTACCGGCCGCTTGTCGTCGACCTCCTTGAGGCCACCGGCCTCTCCCATGAGGACGCCGCCGGCTACCTGCCCAAACTGTGA